One region of Gorilla gorilla gorilla isolate KB3781 chromosome 15, NHGRI_mGorGor1-v2.1_pri, whole genome shotgun sequence genomic DNA includes:
- the ZFYVE1 gene encoding zinc finger FYVE domain-containing protein 1 isoform X2, with the protein MAHSSFFPDEYFTCSSLCLSCGVGCKNSMNHGKEGVPHEAKSRCRYSHQYDNRVYTCKACYERGEEVSVVPKTSASTDSPWMGLAKYAWSGYVIECPNCGVVYRSRQYWFGNQDPVDTVVRTEIVHVWPGTDGFLKDNNNAAQRLLDGMNFMAQSVSELSLGPTKAVTSWLTDQIAPAYWRPNSQILSCNKCATSFKDNDTKHHCRACGEGFCDSCSSKTRPVPERGWGPAPVRVCDNCYEARNVQLAVTEAQVDDEGGTLIARKVGEAVQNTLGAVVTAIDIPLGLVKDAARPAYWVPDHEILHCHNCRKEFSIKLSKHHCRACGQGFCDECSHDRRAVPSRGWDHPVRVCFNCNKKPGDL; encoded by the exons ATGGCGCACAGCTCCTTTTTTCCAGATGAGTATTTCACCTGCTCCTCCTTATGCCTCAGCTGTGG GGTTGGATGTAAGAACAGCATGAATCATGGGAAGGAAGGAGTGCCTCATGAAGCCAAGAGCCGCTGCAGATACTCCCACCAGTATGACAACCGAGTGTATACCTGCAAG GCCTGCTATGAGAGAGGCGAGGAAGTCAGTGTAGTGCCCAAAACATCTGCTTCCACTGACTCCCCCTGGATGGGTCTCGCAAAATATGCCTGGTCTGG GTATGTGATCGAATGTCCTAACTGTGGCGTGGTCTATCGTAGTCGGCAGTACTGGTTTGGAAACCAAGATCCTGTGGATACAGTGGTGCGGACAGAGATTGTGCATGTGTGGCCTGGA ACTGATGGGTTTCTGAAGGACAACAACAATGCTGCCCAGCGCCTGTTGGACGGGATGAACTTCATGGCTCAGTCGGTGTCCGAGCTTAGCCTTGGACCCACCAAGGCTGTGACTTCCTGGCTGACAGACCAGATCGCCCCTGCCTACTGGAGGCCCAACTCCCAGATCCTG AGCTGCAACAAGTGTGCGACGTCCTTTAAAGATAATGACACTAAGCATCACTGCCGAGCCTGTGGGGAGGGCTTCTGTGACAGCTGTTCATCAAAGACTCGGCCAGTGCCTGAGCGGGGCTGGGGCCCTGCGCCGGTGCGGGTGTGTGACAACTGCTACGAAGCCAGGAACGTCCAGTTAG CTGTTACCGAGGCACAAGTGGACGATGAAGGTGGAACACTCATTGCTCGGAAGGTGGGCGAGGCCGTGCAGAACACTCTGGGAGCCGTGGTGACAGCCATTGACATACCACTAG GTCTGGTAAAGGACGCGGCCAGGCCTGCGTACTGGGTGCCTGACCACGAAATCCTCCACTGCCACAACTGCCGGAAGGAGTTCAGCATCAAGCTCTCCAAGCACCACTGCCGGGCCTGCGGACAGGGCTTCTGTGATGAGTGCTCCCATGACCGCCGGGCTGTCCCTTCTCGTGGCTGGGACCATCCCGTCCGAGTCTGCTTCAACTGCAATAAAAAGCCCGGTGACCTTTAA